A segment of the Dermacentor andersoni chromosome 5, qqDerAnde1_hic_scaffold, whole genome shotgun sequence genome:
TGTAACATTGTAATAATAAAATACttggtagattttatggaaaatTAAGTGGGCCTACATGATATCCCTGTAAAATCTATAAACATGATTTCAAGTGATCATATGGTTAGCAAAAACAGTCATAGATGGTTAGTACATTATTTCTAAATGCCACATGGTCATGAATACAGACGAcatcagggaggtcattccaTTGGACGTGGAAGCGTAGATGTGTTAAAGGCTTCGGTTCAGCCGAAAAGACGAATAAAACTGTGTTGATTATGAAGCCTGCGAGATATGTAATGTGGTTTTGATAGTGGCAAGGTATTTGATTGCGTGCTGTAGactattttatgcaataaataGAGAGGTTATCTTCCTACGTGATTCCAAGGACGATGGTGATAATGAAGTCTTCATGTTAGTCACACTGGAGTGTCGGTTGTAGCCTCGAGCAATGAAATGTGCAGCGCAGTTTTGCAGATTCCAGTAAGTTGATtagataccgtatttacacgattgtaagtcgactcaaatgtaagtcgaccccccccatatcgcgtgacaggaaaaaaaaaaaaaagagagcatacccaagggcgcattcgataacgaaaatttattagtagctgacatgctcaCTGGACTACttgtcttcactagtgctgctaTCATCATCGTTGCTACgatcccacagcgcgtcgtcgtcccgcgaaatttcacatttggcaaacgaccgcaccacgacatcttgtggaacagcagcccacgccgaatgcacccaaccacacgcagccgtcagggaggctctcttgacaggtccggttggcgtaattccatggtcttctgccaccagccactcgttgtactcacggcggagcaggtccttaaaaggcgaagatccgggcttgtatcatgaccatgtcgcacttcactggcagggaccgattgcGCATTTCAGgaacgtacgccgcaagcttagcctacagctccggaaagcgtccaggcTTCGGCACCTGgaaaattcctcacttgccgtcacaggtgaaaatttcgcttcgctgcagtcgccactctcgcaccacgcATTCAGgaacatcgaacttgcggcccgctgcgtggtgatttgtttcttcggcgtaaaggatggcagccctcttgaatgctgctgtgaacgagtgccaaatgattagtgggcctggagcactcatgacgactgaggaagactagaagtagcacgtagccagcattcaagtggaacgcgtcaaaccaatgcttTTCATCAgaaagctaagcgcaacaggCTAAGAGAAACTCGCGAGCggttaaagccccttaaacttcgtaaagtagtgacactctcctcctccgccttcactcctcctcgtttctcctctcttttatgctccctcctcgaccgtggcgccgcctacactgctcgagcgtagcaatggCGCCAACGTGCGCTCcttgccatagagtttcctacaaaaattactagagggagctctggcgctagtgtctacgggagctgcaatgggagtggttgagctagcatgggaattatgggaagtacatggatttgtgtaaactttgtccttttggcttcaattggctttgtgactttgtaaacttgtcattttcaacagtgtattgcgtaataattaaataaacatcattaaaattgcccggcggcaggattcgaacacagggactctagcacagaagcctgatattgaaaccattaagccacggacgcatgtatcggcAAGCGAATGAAATGCCCATATGactttatcgcgggcatgccagtgccttgagacgcttggcgcatttcgatttggccacctggacaagctcaatcgttgcaattaatagcaattgtacgcattcccggcgtcttctgcacttcgaggaatatagattgcgccgaaacttacggcaataagatttatatagcgtaatatgcAAAGCCATAATAataacgtctgaatccacaagcacgaagatcagacaaatccatgtacttcccatcatttccatggtaGGACAACaactgcagtgccagagttccctctagtaatttttgtaggaaactctctGCTCCTTGCCACTCCGTAGACTCTTCTCGAGCAAAAGTTGCGCTGATGGACGGTGCGAGGGCCCatgtgatgctattaggccaatagcgacgcagcgtcggcctcggccagagcgcgcaaggaggaggtggcattcttcaaagcgtggctctactttacgaagtttaaggggctttacgagcagtgtctgctcttccatgaactaccgatactccccgcaagcgccgccgttctgagggtgccgccgcgaatggaacagcggcgcttccatgaACTATTGACACCccctcatgagtgttgtgtgcactgtaaaactctcaaaaatgttgagaaacccttctgaaaagcgaacaaacacgtgGGATAgtgcaaacataaaattgtaactacgttgtagctcccttTGGTCTTGCTTTTTTggcagtgccatgttttggtttcgattgtaagtcgaccccccacttcagattttcaaactTAAAAataggggtcgacttacaatcgcgTAAGTACGGTAACTTGGTGAGGTGATCAGATGGATGATGCATATTCGAGTTGTGGATGAACAAATCTGGTACGCTAGTTTCCGTTTCATGGAAGGTGCTGCATGATTACGTTTCAGGTACCCTATAGTGTGCGTGATGCCATGGCAGTAGTTTTTTCAATGTGTGTTGACCAGGAAAGATTAGAAGTGAAGTTAATACCAAGGTACCTGTAGTTGGGCGTTACCAATATAGAGTTATTGTTAAGAGAGTATGTGTAAGTAGTTTGACTGCTTTTGGCTGAACATCATTAGTTTGTATTTGTCAGTGTTAACTCATTTGAAgccgagggttcgacggaagcccgtctggtcgggatgaagcatgaagcaataaaacgacagacaccgacaaaaagaagtactaaaaaaggaataaatctaaaagacgtttcgtcttccctacggaagccttgttcactgcGTCCACCAGAAAGTGATTTTGTCAAGATCCTGTTGTAGTACCAGATACCTGATACCACATACCAATGTACTCAAGCATAATGGAATCACAGTATCAACATACATTTAAATGTAGTGCATTTACTGCCAGCCAGTCAAGACCTGTCATACAGCAATGATCTCGCTATCTTCCAGTGGCTCTGGTGCCAGGTGATAAGCACTGGCTGTGGACCAAGAAGTCTGAATGGGGGCAGGGAATTCGTCCCATGATGCTGGCTGCCCAAGGCCGGAGCCCCACTGGATTCACTATGGCTCCATTAACCTGGAGGATGAAGTGCCAGCCGAGGCGCTCAAAGTGGGGGCTTCTGTGGGGAAAAAGATCTCTCCCGTGCGGAGGTTCTTTGCCTTACTGGCAACGTTTGATGTCTGTTTCTGTTCCTTCCTCTGGATTCTCTGTGCAATGGTGAGTGGCACTCTCTATGTTTTGTAAAATTTGTTCTCTCAAGGGAGTGGGCATCGCCCTGCTAGCTCAGTGGCAGTACAAATGCTGATGAAATTCTAGAGCAAGGCATGGTAGGAGATGGCAGCCACAGCAAGCTAGAAATGAACAGAACACAGTAAGAGAACACAGATTCTGTACTATGTCCCATAGTGGGGTGAAGTTCGTGCTGCGGGAATAAATATCCAAGCAATATGCACATCTCCGAGTTGAAACACTGCTAAAGAATAGGTCAAGGCAAGAAGATTGACACATGGAAGGTCACAGGTCTGCTTTGACCAATTCTGACATGTACAGGGTATCTGGGGCCAATGGCCTCGTGTGGTACGCACCTCACAACTTTTGCCTTGAGCTATCTAAGTGAAAAGATTTCCTATGCATAATCAAGAATACATACAAGGTCGTGCAGTCAAAGCATGTTTCACTTTTTGTTGATTGTGTACATTGATGTACTAGCAGTGCATATAGCATGTTGTTTTGCACTGTCCTTTGTTAATTCACAAGCTACCAGTGGCCTTGTAATGTGTTAACCAGTTAGGTTTCGACATTCATGGAACAAGCCAAATTACAGAAAGTTTCATAATCCTGTGgtgcctgtgaaaaaaaaatacacaattATAAAACAGCACCAGGGACGCAGACAGAGAACAGAAACACCAGGATAGTACGCTGGCTCTCATCAGCAGTTTGTTTAAGAAAATCTAATATAAACCTTCAAAAACACCACCGGGCGGGCAGATAACAAATGGCATATCTGACAAACTTGTCAGTTGTATTTAATGGATGAAAGTATGATCCATTTAAAACCTCACAAATTTTGATATAACTAGATGAATCATTGCAGAATGGCATTTTGTATTTAAAAATACAACAGAACCCCATTGATTGATCTTTTTTGGGGGACCGTGTTAGACGTATTGTCCAGGAAAACAAAGCACCAGAAGACACTTGCACTAGCATTACTGATGAGACAAAAACCTACTCTCCGACCACACCTTATTTGTAGTTGAATAGGAAGCCAATAAACTGTTGAAAACATTCTCAGTAAAGTTTGTTATTAACTGGCAGATAGGTTGAGCATTAAACACTTTTTAGTACGGTCGAAGAATCGTTGTAAATGAAGTTTGTAATTTTCATCTAGTGGTTGGATCGAATCTTTAATAACAGCCTCTTTTCGAATACTTTTTCTTTAGTTCCCTCGCTGTGTTGTAGATTGAAATAACTGGGTGAGGTATGGAAGCTTATAAGACATTGTGCGCCAGCGTGGATGTGGGGCTAACCCTTCGGCCTTTGTCCATGTCCTCTTGACGTGTTGGCTGTGTTGAGATCGGTGACTAGTTACGATCTGAACACGGCAGTTGCGATCCTTCTGTGCCACATGGCAGATGCTGGAAATGACCATTTTCTGTGGTGAGACGGGGAGATCCACGTAGGTGCCACTGATGGACGATGGTGTACTGCAGTAGCTTTTGGTTGCAGCAACTGGGAATAGAAATCTAACCAACGAGAAGCTAATGCGCATGCTCCTATCGAAGCTAAAAGGTACTGGTGCTTTGGAGCATAAAAGCAGGGGAAATACAACAGGAGCGTATCAAGAAGGTTTTATTGTACCTTCATGCTGGTCAACTGTGTCCCATTTCTGCATTTGGTTTCTTGTTTCCAATGAGTTTGCCTGTGTTATTCTTAGGCTTGTTAAACTAACTTGGTTTTTGTAACATATCCTAAATGTATATTTTAATCATATTACTCAATCGGCTGAATGACAACCTTGCTTGGCAGTGAAGTTGTGGGCCCAGTTCCTGGCTGTGCCATTGTGAACTATTGTTTGTGTGCTTATATTTCAGCTGCAGTACAAGTCAGTCAAACTAGTTTATGAGAAAGAAATCCTTGGATATGGAATTTCAACATCCTTGTTTGATATGTCTGTAAGTACATACTTTGATGTCTACAAAAGTAGTGCTTATGTTTATAGAAACTGTTTCTGCATATAGGATTGCATGTTTTGCAGCTAAGTTCAGACACAGCTATACATGCATTTTGAACTTTCACTAAATCTTTATTCTTATTATTCCATGTTGCTTATGGAAGAGATTCTTTAGTGATACTAAACTCCAAAAAATAATGGCATTACAAAAGCTCAATGCTTCTCTAACTGGACTTAGCTAGGCGTGTCGTCAAAGCTGACATGGCTGTAAATGGAAAGTTTCAAAAAAATTATACTAGCCCACACTGTGATCAGAGCTTGTCATCACAAGATACTATTGGGCAGCAACATGTAGCACACAGCCAGGGTCCAGACACACACAGTGAATCTCATTACTTTAAACACAATTTAAGTGACGTTTTCACAACTACAAAAAATGTTCTATTCCTTCTTAGTGACCTATAagaattaatgaaaaaaaaaacaactcgaaGAGCAAATTTTAGCTTGCAGTTATAGTAGCTTTCGCTGAAGTAAAACCCAGTTTTCCTGCTAAgccagtacagtgaaacctcgttaaactgtagttggcccgAGCTCGGAAAAGGTACTACTCAACGGTAGCACTGCTTAACGAAAATAgcacgagatcgcccacttacctgtcagaaACGGAACTCAAAGAGAGTGGGAGGaaattgaaaaaacaaaaaaaaacattcagtatttattcacttcgctcgacaaaagtgttattttcgtttgatgctgcggcAGCCTAACAGCAACGACcgtggcctcaaacttactgaagctgcgagccagcttttcagcctgCCCCCTCTTtacggcaaacactcgcatggcagattccttgttggcgttgcatattcttcgTGCACGGGTGTGGTAGCACAGCAGATGTCGTGGGACGCCTTCTTCATTGCGTGCTGCTGTTCTCCTcgcaacgattgcattcatgaggctgacgtaacgtgcagcttctgccactgtcggggctgaatcgcccgtgctgtcgctttccgtgtcgtcctcatcactgtttcTAGGCGACACTTTgacaacaacagaggcaacgatgctGAAAAGTTGAACCTTATAGCCAACATCTCTTCGCGGTTGCAGCAGTGTTGCCGAGAAACTGCTTCGCAttacaaatgccacacaccgtagtcaacagtcaATACCTGTCGCAGGCCAGCGCTGATTTCTTCGTGTTCTGTTTGATAGCACGAACGGTGTATAAtgtttcttctatgctgagcacacGGTGTCTTTTTTTATgtgagcttcggcatgatgcgattccttgcttgcacgacgccacaggCTAGACAACGCTCTCTGGCGcggtgccgaaatgatgttgatgttgatctggcttcacgcgcaaacgcacagggtgcttaGAGGCCGTTTTTCTGATCCATGGttttgatctctgaggcttgttgttctgcctgGCGACCTGCTGGAGATGACGCACCGGCATGTTTGCGCAACGAAAACTGGAAACACTAGTGCATTGATAGGTTCCAGCTTGTGTGCAATAGCCATGAGCAGTGGTGCCTGAAGGTGTGGGGCAGCAGGGAGACAACCACTTCTGCGCCTCAGTCTATAAAATAGACTGAGGAGCCTGGGTAGGCACACAGGCCCTCGGGCATCGCAGTGACAAAGTACCCATTACACACTCATGCACCCCCGACCAAATTGGCACCTTTGACCTCGACAGTTTTCTTTTCTGAATTGGTAGTTGGCTGAACCTGTGCTCCTACATGTTACCTTGTCTGAGAAATGTTAATCAAAGCCACTCCACACCATAGGGTAAGATTGGAACATTCAGTAATGACATAAATGTAGTTCTCCTTTGTTGTGTAACTTATAGGCCCTTTTGATACCTGAGCATGCACAGTTTATGAAGTTTCCAGGTGATGTGTGCTACAAGACATGCATTGCATATCgttcacgaaaaagaaaaatttaattcTTGTGACAGTGGCAAAAAGCTATAAAGTAAATGCAGTGAGTTTCCGAGAAAGGAAGCATCGCTAAATTTGTCTTGGTCCCAGGTTTGATTCTTGGACCAGGCCAGATTTTTCTTCAAATACGAAACTTTCTTAGAAACCTGTATTTCACTTCCGTTTTAGATTTGTGCTACTATCAGGTGTATAACAATTTTTCTCTTTTGTAAAGCTTCTTACACATTGTGGATTTCTGCAGGGCTGATTTGTCATATTGTTTCCTGCATTGCTCATTTTCCAGGTGCTATCTGCCCTTCGTTTTGTGGTGCTGCTTTTGGCATACATTGTGTTTCGGTCGAAACACTGGCTTCTTGTCGCACTCATGACCACACTGAGTGGTGCCATTGTCATCTGCAAGACCTTCCTGTATGACTGGCAGGGCCAGTTAGCAGTGAACTCTGGTGTCCTTGCTGGAGTATTGCTTCTTGTGACATCATTCGTGCTGCCCTGGGGGCAGGCCTGGTTTTTGGATTTTCGTGTGGTGCCTAGCGAGAACCGGGCCTCGCAGCTGCTTGCACGTATAGTCAATGATGCCTTCCCACCTGTTCCGTCGTCCGTTGGCCGAGGGAATGTGCGCAGCGAAGATGGTGGCACCACTTTTTATTCACCTGAAAGCGGTGAGACAAGTTATTGTTTCCTCTCGCTTGTAGTGTTGTTGCTAAGCAAGCAGTTTTGGGATCAGCCAAATGAGctgcggtgcagcggtggcgtagaggtagaacacccgcctcgcgtgcaagaggtccgtggttcgaatcccggtgccgcgcaattttccaccggattaaaaaaaaaaaatccgcgtgttgataaaattgcataaacagggcTGGAGTGTGGCctaatcccggtgaccagaaccagtaacacactccctcaccagagcaggattggccaccctggtgcagtacttggccacaacctcctatatgaacacaaaaatcaagctacagaacaggtattcggctttaactcaggaagaggaccttagtgttgaagcaatggacgacaatcttgtgggcatcattaaggagtgtgcaatagaagttggtggtaactccgttagacaggataccagtaagctatcgcaggagacgaaagatctgatcaagaaacgccaatgtatgaaagcctctaaccctacagctagaatagaactggcagaactttcgaagttaatcaacaagcgtaagacagctgacataaggaagtataatatggatagaattgaacatgctctcacgaacggaggaagcctaaaagcagtgaagaaactaggaattggcaagaatcggatgtatgcgttaagagacaaagccggcaatatcattactaatatggatgagatagttcaagtggctgaggagtcctatagagatttatacagtaccagtggcacccacgacgataatggaagagagaattgtctagaggaattttaaatcccacaggtaacgccggaagaagtaaagaaagccttgggagctatgcaaagggggaaggcagctggggaggatcaggtaacagcagatttgttgaaggatggtgggcagattgttctagagaaactggccaccctgtatacgcaatgcctcatgacctcgagcataccggaatcttggaagaacgctaacataatcctaatccataagaaaggggacgccaaagacttgaaaattatagaccgatcagcttactgtcaatTGCCTACAAACtctttactaaggtaatcgcaaatagaatcaggaacaccttagacttctgtcaagcaaaggaccaggcaggattccgtaaaggctactcaacaatagaccatattcacactatcaatcaggtgatagagaaatgtgcggaatataaccaacccttatatatagctttcattgattacgagaaagcgtttgattctgtcgaaacctcagcagtcatggaggcattacggaatcagggtgtagacgagccgtatgtaaaaatactgaaagataactatagcggttccacagccaccgtagtcctccataaagaaagcaacaaaatcccaataaagaaaggcgtcaggcagggagatacgatctcttcaatgctattcacagcgtattcagagacctggattgggaagaattggggataagagttaatggagaataccgtagtaacttgcgattcgctgatgatattgccttgcttagtaattcaggggaccaactgcaatgcatgctcactgacctggagaggcaaagcagaagggtgggtcttaaaagtaatctgcagaaaactgaagtaatgtttaacagtctcagaagagaacagcagtttacgataggtagcgaggcactggaagtggtaagggaatacatctacttagggcaggtaatgacggcggatccggatcatgagacggaaataatcagaagaatatgaatgagctggggtgcatttggcaggcattctcagatcatgaacagcaggttgccattctccctcaagagaaaagtgtatgacagctgtgtcttaccagtactcacgtacggggcagaaacctggaggcttaggaaaagggttctgcttaaattgaggccgacgcaatgagctatggaaagaagaatgatgggtgtaacgttaagggataagaaaagagcagatcgggtgagggaacaaacgcgagttaatgatatcctagttgaaatcaagaaaaagaaatgggcatgggcaggacgtaatgaggagggaagataaccgatggtcattaagggttacggactggattccaagggaagggaagcgtagcagggggcggcagaaagttaggtgggcggatgagattaagaagtttgcggggacgacatggccacaattagtacatgaccgggcttgttggagaagtatgggagaggcctttgccctgcagtgggcgtaaccgggctgatgatgatgatgatgatgaaatgagcTGCATAAAAAAAGCTTGTGTAACCTTTTGCTGTGACTACATGAATTTTCTGCCTGCTTGCTTACCTTGTGGATTTTTGTTAAACTTATTTGGCTGATATTTTTCCACTTGAAGCATCAACTAGACTTCTGGAAGTGTAGCTTAGTCTTGTGCTGTGAGTGAAGTAGTCACTCCACTTGAATAGCACTCCCCGGTGATTTGGCCTGTTGCTTGAGAAGCATGCCGTTATGCCTGCACCTTCAAGTAGATGATGGTGTCAGATTATGAAAATATAGCTACAGAACACCATAATGATCCTCATCTGCTTAAAGGGGGCATGTCACCCAATTTTCGATCATAATCTGTATTGTGTGAGACAGTCTTTGTATGTTCAAGAACATGTTGGCAAAATTTTAGTGCATTTGAGCCAGCACGTAATTTGCCATTAAATTTTTGATATTACACTCGAACGGCATAACAGTGGGGCAACACTGGCTCGCTCCTGAGCCATGACATCACAGGCTGCATGCCTGCCAAGCTAGCGGCTGTATATTGTATATTCTGGCGAAGAATTGGTGTGTCAGCTATGCGCACATGCGGGAAACTCCTGCTTTGTTCAGCTTGACATTGGAATTGTTCAAGTTACAGCGGCTGAAACAATGCCTCAGTGGTGCCTATTTGGTGCTGTGGGCTGCCAGAGCAAACGGAGTAAGGAGTGTTCCATATCGTTCTTCAGTTTCCCCAAGGAGCCCGTCAAGCATAATTACAGCTTGCTAAGATGAACGTGGACAGGAAGGACTGGCGTTCATCTGAcgcttttgttttgttctcgGAACACTTTATGCCAGACAGCTACAGCTACGATTTACGCCTGCTCATTTAGTTTGGGATACGCGTGAAAAAGTTGAAGCTACGGCCAACGTGATGCCGACCATGTTCATGCACCAGCCCATCCAGTAGATAGCGCCCCGGCCAAATGTTAGCCTTGCTATTTGTTTTATCGATATCGGGGGCAATAAAGCAAGTTCAAGTGAAGGTTCAGCCAAAGCGTACATCGCGCCAAATCCTTGCGCCGCGGACACGTGTGCGGGCATTTGTTTACATATGGTGCACGCAACTACAGTGGAAAAAAGAAGTACTGGTGGGAACGTGCGGCAGCTTAACAATATCGTAGTTTTGTTGAGTATGGATCCTAGAGAAATGCATGCCAGCAAACAATCTACCTGCCTAACAATTTGCATTGTGCGGAGCAGCATCAGCAGACTTTGCCTCCTGTGAACGAATGGCTAAGCAGGGCTGAACACATGAAATATCAAGAGTGTGGAAAGTcatcagacccgccgtggttgctcagtggctatggtgttaggctgctgagcacgaggtcgcgggatcgcatcccggccacggcggccgcatttcgatgggggcgaaatgcgaaaacacccgtgtacttagattaaggtgcacgttaaagaacccctggtggtcgaaatttccagagtcccccactacggcgtgcctcataatcagaaagtggttttggcacgtaaaaccccacaatttcatTTCAAAGTCATCAGCAGCATTGAGCGCAACGCTAATGTCGCCATCTATGTTAACCATGTTTACCACGTGGTCTTCGTCCATGGCCATCGAGATTTGCACAAGCCAGCCGGCACGTGCAAATCTTGGAGGCCGTGTTTCGTCACTTGAGCTGGTGGGGATGAGGTCGAAGTCAAAATGCGCAGTGTATACTACACCATCGCTGCATATGCTGCTCAAAGATTCCTCGCTTGCTTCGTCATGCCAAGTTGGCAGTGTCGAAGACATGGCACGCGGCATCTGGAGCAAATACGGCAAGAAACGGCAGCTGTGCCCCGACCTCACATGGCGCGGTGGCTGATTTTGTAGCAGAAGATGGCTCGGTTCCATGCAGTGCATGACGTCACACATGGCTTAGTAATATGGCGTTGGGCGTTAGAGGGCAGGGCTTTGAGCCAGCGAGTTCCAGCTCATATTTTTGACAGGAATGTGCTTTTACTGCCCAGTTTTTGTCTGTGTACAGCCATAATAATCCCTCTGCTACAATGTCTCATGGGAAACCACAAATTGTTTGATTACCGTGTCATGCACCCTTTAAAGGACAACTATGGCAACTTTTGAAGGTGTGCAGGTGTTAGTGAACTTTCAATATGGTGTTCTTCTTGCATAATGGCCGCTTGAGCCCTTGGGTGGCTGATTACATGATACATATGCTTATTATGCTGTGGTTATCAGCATCGATGACCATAGTACATGTTGATGACCACAGAATTGGGGATACACAAAAAATTGTAAGACCTTTCTTCATTTAGCATATGCTGCAGTTATTGTAGCAGCTGAAACTATGAAAACTGCTGTTAGCTTACAAAACATAAGTTAGCTTACAAAACAGTAATCTACATGAAACGGCAATATGCCGAAACGACTATTTGGTATCTGCATCAAATGTATCTAACCCTTTAGAAAAAATCTAAATTGTGTTGATCTGTTTATCTCATCAGAATACGATTCCTGGCTTAGCATCACAGCCATAAAATCACACGTGACCTTTCCCCCATTGGCGCTGCATCTCAAAATAGCTTGAATATGTATTTTTAGTAAGCTGTATTATTCCCTTTCCTACCTTATGTAACACTGTTCTTCAAACCCCAGCCTATACATTGTGTCGTCTTTTCAACACTTAAGTATTCATTGCTTAAGGGGCTGAAGTATTACTTTTAACGAGCTTTTATTACCTGTTGCCTTCAGAGAATGAAATGAACTGCCTGAGTTCATGATCAATGAACACAACCTGTCAGTTTTCAAGCAGTTAGCACCCTTTTGATCTGTTAATTTTTCATCACCTATGTTACCTTTATTTAAGTGTACAGGCATATGTATTTTGGTGTTTGTCTGCTTTTAA
Coding sequences within it:
- the Start1 gene encoding steroidogenic acute regulatory protein-like isoform X2, whose translation is MGAGNSSHDAGCPRPEPHWIHYGSINLEDEVPAEALKVGASVGKKISPVRRFFALLATFDVCFCSFLWILCAMLQYKSVKLVYEKEILGYGISTSLFDMSVLSALRFVVLLLAYIVFRSKHWLLVALMTTLSGAIVICKTFLYDWQGQLAVNSGVLAGVLLLVTSFVLPWGQAWFLDFRVVPSENRASQLLARIVNDAFPPVPSSVGRGNVRSEDGGTTFYSPESGSENESLAGDDVHVRSDIQLPHDLRVRFEQPECAPKLLGPEERSYKRKAEEALDTALKIFHESNWKTEKMDHNSAIQTCHHSKFGKVYKYAGTLPAPPETILDILFNRLEEQVLWNPSVKEARVIESIDSQTDIVYILSDGAKGVISSRDFVNLRMWQKRGESYLLCAISAEHAKQPPKKTVVSA